A window of Williamwhitmania taraxaci genomic DNA:
TTATGGAGCAATATAAGTCAAATCCTGACGTTCAAGTAGTTCTTAGTGATGTAAGGGCGCTTAAAGCGGTTTTTGATGAGATCGAAATTTCCATATCGGATGTTGAAATTATCCCTGGAAAAGACGGTGCTCCTGCTACCTTAAAATCAAAGAACGTAGTATCCGTTAAGCCTGATTCTTTCAGCAAACTTAAAGGTACCGTTAGTCAGATTAGAACCAAGTATATAAAGTAATTTATTCCTGTCATGAAAAGATTTTGGATAATAGCCTTCCCGCTGGTCTTTCTTCTGGCCCCACAACTTGGTTTTGCACAATGCAAAAATTTTGCAAAGAAGGTGTGTAAGTCGGAGTTGGCGCCCTACCTTCACGATGGGAACTATAATGCTGCCATCCTTACCGAAGGAGAAGATGCCGAGTTGTTTAAAACATTTTACGCAGGGCAGGAGTATCGTATTGCTGTCTGCGCATCAAGTGCCCTTCCTGTTGTAGAGTTTGTGTTGATGGATACCCAGCGCAACGTATTATACAACAATAAGAATAACAAATATTCGGTCTTTTACGACTTTAAGGCTGAAACTACCCAGATGCTTATAATCTCTGTAAAAGTAACTTCAAAAACTACTGCTGCGGCCGATGAACTTGTTAGCGGTTGTGTTGCTATTATGTTCGGATTAAAAATGCCGAAGTAGTTTCTGTTGTGCTCCCATATTTTATTTAAAAGCAGGCGGTTTGCCTGCTTTTATATTTTTGGTAGGGCTATCTTTTTCATGACCGAGATTAATCGGATACCTATAATTAGTAACATGCAAGCCACCATTGCAACGGTGTTGTTGACACCTAAGTGTATCCCGACTAAGTAGATTGTTCCTCCTGCAAGACACGCAGTGGCGTAGATCTCCTTACGGAATATTAGCGGAACTTCATTGCAAAGGATGTCGCGCACAACACCGCCAAAAACAGCCGAAACAATTCCCATCATAAGGGCTACTCCTGGTGAGAGGCCCTGAGCGAGCGCTTTCTGGATTCCGATAAGGGTAAATATCCCTATACCAATGGTGTCGAAAAGGAAAAGTGTCTTGCGAAGCTTTAAAAGTATGGTAGAAAAGAATGCTGCCACGCCCACTCCGGCGATCACAGCCACAAGGTATTTAGCATCGAGCATCCATCCAACTGGGGCTACACCAATGAGCAAGTCCCTAATAGTTCCACCCCCAAGGGCAGTGGCAAAGGCTACAACGAGAGCACCAAAAATATCAAATTCCCGATTTCGTGCTACTAAACTTCCGCTAATAGCAAATACAAAGGTTCCAAGAAGATCTAGTATCGTAATTATTGTCATTACATCTATGGTTGTGAATGTCTATTTTAGCGATTCTAAGTGAACTAAAATATGTTGATAAAGATAAAACCATCCAATTTAACTGCGAAGATATCAAACACTTTGCTCTTTTTTTGCGTGCATTGATCAAATAAGGTGAATTATAGTTTTTTTTTTGGCATATTAACACTCAACTGTAAATAATAAGCTACATTTGTAGCGGAAAAATTTGAGATTAAGTTATTGTCCTTTTAATTCGTTCTTCTCGATCTCTTTTAACCTTGATTGCTTTAGTTGAAGATATGACTCATAAAGTAAGTAATCAACTTAAAACTCAAATTAGAATCTTTAGTATCAATTATTTATTTCTTAGTAGATGAACATTTTTGTTGCAAATTTGAGTTTCAGAGTTGAGAACGACGACCTGAATAAATTATTCGAAGAGTATGGCGAGGTAGCTTCCGCCAAGGTAATCACCGATAAGTTTTCTGGCAGAAGCAGAGGCTTTGGTTTTGTTGAAATGAACGACGAAACTCAAGCTACAAAGGCTATCGAGGAACTTAATGGTGTTGAACTAGATGGCAAGGTAATTGCTGTTTCAGTTGCAAGAGCAAGAGAAGACAGACCACAAGGCGAAAGAAGACCATTCTCGGGTGGTGGCGATCGTGGTGGTGACCGTGGTGGCGAAAGAAGATTCGGCAACAGCGGTGGCGGTAGCTCATACGGCGACAGAAAACCTAAAAGATACTAGTCGTATCTTTCGACAATAAATATAAAAGTCCGGCTATGTGCCGGACTTTTTCATTGGTATGATCTTCGTCTCCATTCGATTATTGTGCATTTTATAGCAAAAAGGCAGCAGCCTTGCTGAATACCTCTTCAAAGGCACGGTTGATGGCTGGATGCCATTCCGGCTTTGCATCGTGGGGAAATGGTATTTCGTGCGTGTAACTATAGGGGAAATCTAGTTCCTCATACCTTATCTTTCCTATGTGCTGCTCCATGCACATGGCTGCTTTTATGCCACTGGGCGGAATCACACAATCTTTTGTAAGGGATACAATATACAGCCTCTTGCTAACCTTTTCGAAGGCATCGTAGCGCATTTGGTTGTTTTTGTCGCTTGAAATCATTGAGAAGAAAGCCTCTCCTAAGGCATTGCTCCGAAGAAACTTTCCTAGAGGAGTCTCTTTCTTTATTTCTTCGGGAACTTCGTTTATGTAGAACTCTCGGATACTTTCGAAGGCATCGCTGTTTAGGATATGTTTAGAAACGCCATGCATGTCGCAAAAGAGGGCACCACCACAAAACAGAAAGAACCTACTTCGCTCAAATAGGTGATTCGGATTGGCAATCATTAGTATTTGCGACAGGAAAGCACCTATGGAGTAAGCGAAAAAATCCGTTGTGGTTTCCTTCTCGAAGTTGGCAATTTCACCCTCTTTTAGTTGGGTGGCTAGTTTTATGATGTCAAGAGCACTTTGCTGTCCCGAAGTAAAAAACCGTAGCGGATCGTCGATTAGCCTCATGCTAAGAGCATAGTTTAGGTAGGTTGTGAAATCGCTAAGCTCATGTTGCTGGTGCTCGGTCTCCTTCATTTGTGAGAATACTGTACGTGGGTTTGTCCAGATTTCTGGAGCTCTATTCATGTGAAACGAGATAGGGAAGAGGATGACCGGAACATCATTCTTTTGGCAGAGGAAGTGAGCCCAAGTCCAATACTTCTGCCAGGAGTGCTCGTTGAGGCCATGCAGAAGTAGGATGGCACGTTTATAGGTTTTCCCCTTTGCCGGGAGGAATATAGGATATGAGAACTCTTGATTTTCTTCCACTAAACTATCTGCAAAACGACCTAATGAGTGACACAACGGTTCTTTTGTGCTGCAAGGAATCGTCATTGATTCCTTCGAGGAGGTGAATTGTCTCCATTCTACAGTGATTTTAGAATCGGGCAAGGTCGAAGAGGTGTTTTTCTCAATGGAGAGGGAGTTCAGTTGGGTAAATAGTTGCAAGTAGTTCATGGCTTTTCATTGGTGGTTGTTGTAAAGTAACGGTACCCGCGAAGCAAATGCAATTTAAAGGGTTCGGAACGTGCAATTGGGGGTGTAAATGTAAATTTAGGGGTGGAATATGCTATTGTGGGGCGAAATTTTAACGATATTTGTAGAGAGTAGAGCCTCTTTAAGAATATTGATGATCAAGAATAGTTTTCCTATAGTTTGAAGCGACAGTGCTATGGTTGATTTTCAGAAGCCAATACCAAATTACCTTAACGAGAAGCGAAATATTACGCGATTAATTGTATTCACGGCGGCCTTCGCACTTCTTTTCATTAATTTCTATGCACCTTTTGGGGTTGAACTCAAATATAACGTTACTCGTTTGGGGTTGCTCTTTTACTCCAGCCTTATTATACTTACGGGTGTATTGGTAGTTGTGGTTAGCAGGGTGGTGATGTTCCATTGGTCCAAGCGTAATCCGATAAGCCACATTCAGTATATTCTTTGGGCTTTTGCTGAGGTGTTCTTTATGGGACTTTTTTATACAATTTACGAGAAGGTTTTCTTGAATGATGAGCGCTTAATTGAGGATGTTTTTAAGGTTTCTGTGCAAAATACCGCCATGGTTCTACTCATTCCATATTCTGTTCTGTGGCTTTACTTCTCATGGAAGGATAAAAAAAACTTGCTCGATCATTTGACAAGCAAAAAAACTGTCTTCGATACAGTTAAAAGCATGATACCTTTTTACGATGAGAGGGGAGAGTTACGTCTTTCCGTTAAGTTGGAAAACCTCATATTTATTGAGTCTTCTGATAATTATGTTACTATTTGCTACCTCAATAAGGATAAAGTATCGCGCTACCTACTTCGCAACTCACTCAAGCATATGGAGGAGTTGTTCTGTAATTCTTCGGTGATCCGTTGTCACCGATCGTATATGGTAAACTTCGATAAGGTAAAGGTAATGCGAAAGGAGAAGGAGGGGCTTATCCTTGAACTCGACCTGCCGGTTTCGCTCGATCTCCCAGTTTCGAAAACCTACATTGAATCGGTAATGAAAACCTTCTCTAAATTTTGCTAGGCGATTCGTCTTTTTTCATCTTAGTCAGTCGATTTTACTTTGTTTCTTGAGTGAAAGTTCTAGCGGTAAAATCCAAATAGTATTCTTTCGTTTTGAGTATTTAAGCTTATTTTAACACTAAGTATCTGTTTCGTTATCTTCTACTTTGTCATGACTCATGGTAATGACCAATTACATGATAGTATAGCTGTTGCGCGGCTATGTTAATTTTACGTTGGAAGCATTTGTAGACGGTTGTGAGTATTATTACTGCTGTAGCATAGTCTGTTGCATCGATTTTGTGCATGCTGGAATAAAAAGCCTACATTGCGCATGAATTTAATACCCTGCGGATGCCTAACTTTCGTGCTCACACATTTCACATTCCGGTAATGGGAATTGGCTATACCATTGATACGCCTATCAAGGTAGCACCTTACGGAATATCATCTGTAATATCCCTAGTGGATGATATGCTCATGGAAACCATGAGAGAGTTTTACAGTAAAAACATGAATCTTTCATATACCGCCATCTCTTCAAAGACGTATGATGCCCGTGCCAAGCGGATAACTGAATACCTGAACATGGTCGACAAGATTGTTCGTGATAAGGTGGCTGAGATGAAGCTGTCGTATCAGGAAAAGGAGGGTGAACTGCAAAAGTATTTTGACATGCTGCCCGATCTCTCTTCGTTAAAAGCGGACATGAAAAAGGCATTTCAGAATAGCCGTGTAGTGAAAGATTTCAATGCATGGTCGAAAGGTGATCTTGTGGTTGGATCCATTGACGTTAATATAATGACCAAGTTAGATAAAGAGAACTACAGCGACGGCGTTAAGCAAACGGACGAGTTCAATGATGCTCACGCTGCTCTTCGAGGTTTTGCCAATAGCACACTTTGTTCTTCCCTAGTTTTCTCTGCGGGAATGAATCCAAAACTCTACGGCTATCTTGAGCAATTCAATGATTTTTATCCTGACGAAACAGGTGCTTTTCGTAAGAAAATAACCTTAAAGGTAAGCGATTTCCGTTCTGCTCTAATTCAAGGGAAATTTCTTGCAAAAAAAGGACTCTGGGTTTCGGAGTATAGGGTAGAGTCGGGGCTCAACTGCGGAGGACATGCCTTTGCCTCCGATGGAAGTTTAATGGGGCCTATTCTCGAAGAGTTTAAGAATTCTCGAGAGGATCTTATTCACTCTACTTTTGAACTCTATGCAAAGGCTTTAACCGAAAAGGGCAAGTTTGCCCCCTCTACACCTCCAGAAATCCGTTTTACAGCACAAGGGGGCGTTGGCACTGCCGATGAGCACGAGTTTTTACTTAACCAGTATCATCTTGATTCTGTTGGCTGGGGAACTCCATTCCTTTTGGTTCCAGAAGCAGTAAGCATCGACAATGGAACCATGGAGCAACTTTGTCAAGCTACTGAAGATGATCTTTACCTCAGCAATATTTCTCCTTTAGGTGTTCCCTTCAACAGCCTTAGGGGGAATACCCAAGATTTGAAAAAAGCGGAACGCATTGCTCAGGGAGTTCCTGGTAGTAATTGCCATAAAAGATACTTAGCATTAAATCACGAATTTTCCGAAAAGGGAGGTTGTACCGCTTCTCGCGAATATCAGAAACAAAAGATAGAGCTGCTGAAAACTCAAAACTTAAGTGCGGAGGAGTATTCAAAGCAGGAGAGTGCTATCACTGATAAGTCCTGCATCTGTTCTGGGTTAGGGATATCGACACTATTGGTGAATAAAATCAATACCGCTCCGTTTGGTGATGGCGTTTCAGTATGCCCAGGACCAAACATGGCTTACTTTTCTAAGTCTGTGTCGCTTAAAAGCATGGTTGATCACATCTATGGACGTTGTGATATTATCGAGCGGAAAGACCGGCCTAGCATGTTTGTGAATGAACTTTCCATTTACATTGAGTATCTCAAAGGAAAAGTTGCCAACCTTCAGGTCGGTGCTCCTGAAAAGGAGATTAAGTCGCTGAATAGCGTAAAGAATAACTTGCTCAAGGGTATTGAATACTACCGCGATGTGTTAGCCAATACAAAGGAACGCATTCAGGTTTTTTCAACACAGATGATGAATGATCTTGATAAGCAGGAGAAGGAATTGAATGGAATTCTTTAACGCTTAATTATACTAATAAAGCGCGGGTCGAGAGTAATCTTGGTCCGCGCTTTTTCTATTTGGGCATTGGTTTTTCTGGCGATATTCGATGAGAGCAGGGTTTTTAGTATCCATTAGAAGATCTGTTCCATAGGCTTGTTTTAGAATATGGCTTGTTTTGGATTCGAATCGAGTTTTAATCATCCTTGTCTGTTTCGACTAACGGATACTCAAACGACTATATGGTTATTTTGTCTGTTTTTTTTCCTTGTTTATCGGATTTTTCTTCATTGGGAATTTTAATTAGCCTAATTTTGAACTAAATTATTATCTTTTCCATTGTATATCGCTATGAGTCGTTGTTTTGTATCCAGAGGTCTACTTCTTTTATCATTTATTTTCATCATCAACAGTGCTAAAGGACAGGTCGCATCCTTGAGCAAGCCTGAAAAAACTTTTGAAGAGGCTTGGTTCTTTGTGTATAATAACTACGCCTTCTTGAAGGAAAAGGGAATAAACTGGGATAAGAGCTACAGCCGTTTTCGCATTAAAGTAACTGCGAAGACCACAGACGATTCACTTTTCTCCTTTCTTTCGCAAATGCTAACTCCATTAAATGATGGACATGTGACATTGCGGGGAAATAACGAACGGAAGTTTTCGGCAAATCGTCCTTCGAGATTGGTGGAAGAATTCCACACCCCTGACTTACGTAAAAAGGTGTGGACAATGGTAGATTCGTCGCTTGCAGAGGCTGGCTTTGGTCCACTTCAGTATTTGGGGAGAGAGTACAATGGGAAGCCGTTGTTTACCTATACTACTAATGGAAAAATAGGTTATATGCGTTTTACTCGCTGTTTTTGGACCATGTGGAATATGAATAGTTTTGTAGTAAACAGTTACCTCAACACAATAATGTCGACCTTTGAGGGGATGGAGAGTGTCATAGTTGATGTCCGTTTCAATATAGGTGGTGAGGACAGATTTTCCTTTAATGTAGCTGGTCGATTTACCGATAAACGCATACTTGCGCTCGTTAAGCAAACCCGTATCGAGGGGATGCCGGCGTTTACCTATCCTGAAGAGCGGTATATTAAGCCAAAGGGGCGCAAACCTTTTTGCGGAAAAGTGGTGGTATTAACCAACGATAGAACTGCCAGTGCTGCTGATGTGTTTGCGCTAGCCATGCGCCAACTTCCTAATGTTACTATTGTGGGTGAACCAAGTGAGGGGATTTTCTCGGATATGTATTCTACACGGTTGCCCAATGGCTGGCATATTTCCCTTAGTAACCAGCGTTACTTTTCACCACACATGATTTCCTACGAAGGCGTTGGCGTTCCTGTTGATATAGTGGCAAAAAATTCAGTTGTTGATTTGGAGAGCAATTCTGATCCGGTATTAAAAAAAGCCTTAGAAGTTTTGCAGAAATAAGGTGCAACCTCTCTTTGTTTCTTGAAGTGATGAATAACTACTATAGTTCTATTCGAAATCTATGTGGTTATTGGCGTATTGATAGGCTTTTTTGTTGTTTTTTTCTTTAGTTTAACGTTAAATATTGCATTGGTTGGCATTGTGTCGCCGAGCAAGAACCCCAAGGGCTTTAATACTTCAATACGATCGCAAATTACTTTTACTATAGCGGTTAAGGGTATGGAAAGGAACATTCCTGAAAAGCCCCACAACGCGCCAAACGCAATAACTACGATAATAGACACAAGTGCATTGATCTTAACTTTTGAGGCGACTATTTTTGGGACAATGTAGTTGTTGTCTATCAGCTGAATTATGTAATAAATAATCAAGACATAAACCGCATACCAAGCAGACGTTTTTGTTACTATTGCGATCATCATGGGTAATGCCACCGCCACTAGTCCACCGATGTAGGGAATGATGTTGAGCAGCGCACCAATAATACCGAGCAGGATAGCGTAATCAATTCCAAGTATCAATAGACCAATGGAGTTTAGCGCAGCCATGATGACAGCTTCTATAAACAGACCGGAAAGATAGCCCTGAATTACCCTTTTTATCTTCGTAATTATTTCGCTCACCTCCTTGCGGTTGTCGGCACCAAATAGGGTTCGAAAGAATTCAATTAAAAGCGGCTCGTAAACAAGTATCATAAAGACGTAGACGGGGATTAGCATTAGTATCACCACCCCATTACCAACGCTTAGAAGCGTTTGTCCAATTACTGAACCGCTGGTGTTGATGAGCTCACTTTTTGTCTGCGAAACCCATGCCATTATTTTTCGTGGACTTACATCAAAATATCCGGAGGCCCATTGGTTTGTGTTGTTGAGTATCTCAGTAAAT
This region includes:
- a CDS encoding trimeric intracellular cation channel family protein, with translation MTIITILDLLGTFVFAISGSLVARNREFDIFGALVVAFATALGGGTIRDLLIGVAPVGWMLDAKYLVAVIAGVGVAAFFSTILLKLRKTLFLFDTIGIGIFTLIGIQKALAQGLSPGVALMMGIVSAVFGGVVRDILCNEVPLIFRKEIYATACLAGGTIYLVGIHLGVNNTVAMVACMLLIIGIRLISVMKKIALPKI
- a CDS encoding AI-2E family transporter yields the protein MDTVKLPFYAKASLFLIGLYFFITILYIAQGIILPLVFAVIIAILLHPLVNFFVRKKINRIVAITFSLVLTVIVIGAFGQLLFSQARQFSQSWPILVDKFTEILNNTNQWASGYFDVSPRKIMAWVSQTKSELINTSGSVIGQTLLSVGNGVVILMLIPVYVFMILVYEPLLIEFFRTLFGADNRKEVSEIITKIKRVIQGYLSGLFIEAVIMAALNSIGLLILGIDYAILLGIIGALLNIIPYIGGLVAVALPMMIAIVTKTSAWYAVYVLIIYYIIQLIDNNYIVPKIVASKVKINALVSIIVVIAFGALWGFSGMFLSIPLTAIVKVICDRIEVLKPLGFLLGDTMPTNAIFNVKLKKKTTKKPINTPITT
- a CDS encoding LytR/AlgR family response regulator transcription factor is translated as MVDFQKPIPNYLNEKRNITRLIVFTAAFALLFINFYAPFGVELKYNVTRLGLLFYSSLIILTGVLVVVVSRVVMFHWSKRNPISHIQYILWAFAEVFFMGLFYTIYEKVFLNDERLIEDVFKVSVQNTAMVLLIPYSVLWLYFSWKDKKNLLDHLTSKKTVFDTVKSMIPFYDERGELRLSVKLENLIFIESSDNYVTICYLNKDKVSRYLLRNSLKHMEELFCNSSVIRCHRSYMVNFDKVKVMRKEKEGLILELDLPVSLDLPVSKTYIESVMKTFSKFC
- a CDS encoding S41 family peptidase gives rise to the protein MSRCFVSRGLLLLSFIFIINSAKGQVASLSKPEKTFEEAWFFVYNNYAFLKEKGINWDKSYSRFRIKVTAKTTDDSLFSFLSQMLTPLNDGHVTLRGNNERKFSANRPSRLVEEFHTPDLRKKVWTMVDSSLAEAGFGPLQYLGREYNGKPLFTYTTNGKIGYMRFTRCFWTMWNMNSFVVNSYLNTIMSTFEGMESVIVDVRFNIGGEDRFSFNVAGRFTDKRILALVKQTRIEGMPAFTYPEERYIKPKGRKPFCGKVVVLTNDRTASAADVFALAMRQLPNVTIVGEPSEGIFSDMYSTRLPNGWHISLSNQRYFSPHMISYEGVGVPVDIVAKNSVVDLESNSDPVLKKALEVLQK
- a CDS encoding DUF6051 family protein; the encoded protein is MNYLQLFTQLNSLSIEKNTSSTLPDSKITVEWRQFTSSKESMTIPCSTKEPLCHSLGRFADSLVEENQEFSYPIFLPAKGKTYKRAILLLHGLNEHSWQKYWTWAHFLCQKNDVPVILFPISFHMNRAPEIWTNPRTVFSQMKETEHQQHELSDFTTYLNYALSMRLIDDPLRFFTSGQQSALDIIKLATQLKEGEIANFEKETTTDFFAYSIGAFLSQILMIANPNHLFERSRFFLFCGGALFCDMHGVSKHILNSDAFESIREFYINEVPEEIKKETPLGKFLRSNALGEAFFSMISSDKNNQMRYDAFEKVSKRLYIVSLTKDCVIPPSGIKAAMCMEQHIGKIRYEELDFPYSYTHEIPFPHDAKPEWHPAINRAFEEVFSKAAAFLL
- a CDS encoding RNA recognition motif domain-containing protein encodes the protein MNIFVANLSFRVENDDLNKLFEEYGEVASAKVITDKFSGRSRGFGFVEMNDETQATKAIEELNGVELDGKVIAVSVARAREDRPQGERRPFSGGGDRGGDRGGERRFGNSGGGSSYGDRKPKRY